The Hemibagrus wyckioides isolate EC202008001 linkage group LG26, SWU_Hwy_1.0, whole genome shotgun sequence DNA window TCCGTATTTAATTGCGCGTCTTTATGATAgtttactttattatatttatattatatttaagagTGCCTCTTTAACAGAGCGCGTGCGCCGAACACACTTTACCACACTGATGAGaagagtttaaaataaaaacttacTCAGACAAGCTAGAAGAAAGTCAACACACTGCTCTTCCGCCATCCCGccgcggtgtgtgtgtgtgtgtgtgcgcgcgggGGAAGAAGATTTATCTTTAAATATAACcggctaaataaaaaaataaatactaatatacagccgtgtgtgtgcgcgcgccgAGCTCAGCAGGTGACCATGCACATGAGACGCGCTGACCGCTCAGatcaggccacgccccctttactacactacagcagggcaggcaccacacacacacacacacacacacacacagataaacaacaatctgatatttacatattaaacacttttttttatttagtataaaacaaagaaaattacAGCTCAATTAGAACAGTACTAAATAATCTGAGCCGTGGAGTTTCCCCAAATCCACCAGGGTTCTAGAGTTCTCCAAAACAGACAGGGTTCTAGAGTTCTCCAAATCAGTTAGGGTTCTAGGGTTCAATCAGGGCTCTAAAGTTCAGTCAGGATTCTCAGGGTTCTAGAGTTCTCCAAAACAAGTGGGCTTCTGGAATTATGCTTCTAAACTTTTTTGTAGGCGACAGCAAACCTCCTCCTCACCAAGAGAGACCATGATCTCACCCACACTGGGTCCctgctgaagagagagagggagggagagagagagagaaagggaaagagagagggagagaaagaaaaggaaagagagggagagagacttaATTCACACCTACTTCACTAAACCCCTCACTCGTTCTCTGATCACTCCCTTATTTACTCAAACCTAAGgcctgtgtgtatacactgatcagccataacattatgaccacctgcctattatTAAGTTGGTtgctttgtgtcacggtgcattatcctgctgaaagagaccacagccatcagggaataccgtttccatgaaagggtgtagatggtctgtaacaatgcttaggtaggtggtacgtgtcacagtaacatccacatggatgcaggacccaaggtttcccagcagaacattgaccaaagcaggacactgcccccgccggctcgccttcttcccatagtgcatcctggggccatgtgttccccaggtaagagactcacacgcacccggccatccacgtgatgtaaaagaaaacgtgattcatcagaacaggccaccttcttccgtggtccagttctgatgctcacatgcccagaaactgcactagttaaaatcactaatgacttgcttttagcttctgACCAAGGCTACATCTCCATTTTGGTTctacttgatcttagtgctgcattcttgtagatcgcttacaaaatcacacaggtatgcagggacaggcattaaaatggtttagatcctacctgtctgatccataccactttgtagatttaaatggagaactgtccagtgtagtgccagtgaaatacggggtcccacaagggtcagttttaggacctctgcttttctcagtatacatgcttccattgggtaacatcattagaaggcatgggattagtttccattgttatgccgatgatacccagttatatatctcatcaaaaccagatgaaatatctaatttgtctagattaactgagtgtgtcaaagatattagagattggatgaccgataattttctattattaaattctgataagacagagatattacttattggtccaaaaactagtacacagaagctctcgcaattcagcttgcacctagaaggatgtactgttactactagctcaacagtgaaagacctgggtgtaatattagacagcaacttatcctttaaaaatcatatttccaatatcacaaaaacagccttcttccatcttagaaatattgccaagcttaggaacattttatctgtatctgatgcagaaaaactagttcatacattcatgacctccagactggactactgtaatgcattactaggtgtttgtcctgcatcttcaataaacaagctacagttagtccagaatgcagccgccagagttcttaccagatcaagaaaatatgatcatataaccccaatattatcatccctgcactggctacctgttaaacttagaattgactataaattagctctactcacgtacaaggctctaattggtttagctcccacctatctctccagtcttctaacacgctacaatccaccacgctctttaagatcacaaaactctggacttctagtagttcccagaatatcaaagtccacaaaagggggtagagcattttcgtatttagctcctaaacttcctgacagtgttcggggctcagacacagtctcccagtttaacagtagattaaagacatatctctttatcttggcatacacataattcaTCCCATAACCtcgtgctccagtacatctgattaaatgcatattatcatctagtgctgctaatatcatgaacagcagctacgctaattctgttccacttgttcctttttctacccatcccgaggcatctagagactgtgccagctccagtagacagaggccaaccctgcgaggatcctgaggcatccagagatggaccaacttcagctggattctgcttcatgaggatttgtgtatatcaaagcaatgctgctgaccctatgtggacttcgaggacgacaacaacctcctaattaatacacacactaacattctacaccacactgtacactgtacataactgcagaaaggacattgttcatatcacactgtgtttataatgatttataatcccactctctgtgtttataatgatttataatcccactctcagtgtttataatgatttataatcccactctcagtgtttataatgatttataatcccactctcagtgtttataatgatttataatcccactctcagtgtttataatgatttataatcccactctgtgtttataatgatttataatcccactctctgtgtttataatgatttataatcccactctctgtgtttatgatttataatcccactctctgtgtttataatgatttataatcccactctcagtgtttataatgatttataatcccactctctgtgtttataatgatttataatcccactctctgtgtttataatgatttataatcccactctctgtgtttataatgatttataatccccctctcagtgtttataatgatttataatccccctctcagtgtttataatgatttataatcccactctctgtgtttatgatttataatcccactctcagtgtttataatgatttataatcccactctctgtgtttataatgatttataatcccactctctgtgtttataatgatttataatccccctctcagtgtttataatgatttataatcccactctctgtgtttataatgatttataatcccactctctgtgtttatgatttataatcccacactctgtgtttataatgatttataatcccactctctgtttataatgatttataatcccactctctgtgtttatgatttataatcccactctcagtgtttataatgatttataatcccactctctgtgtttataatgatttataatcccactctctgtgtttataatgatttataatcccactctctgtgtttataataatttataatcccactctctgtgtttataataatttataatcccactctctggtctcacccaaatgaggatgggttcccttttgagtctggttcctctcaaggtttcttcatcataCCACCtaagagagtttttccttgccacagtcgccacaggcttggtcactagggatgattttgtctaacatccaagactttttgtatgttttttgtttcctatgttctgtaaagctgctttgagacaatgttcattgttaaaagcgctatacaaataaaattgaattgaatttaattgaaattgTTGGCGTtttcagcagtgcacaggggtcagtacaggcaccctgaccggtctgcagctatgcggccccatacacaacaaactgtgtattctgacccctttctatcagaaccagcattaacttcttcagcagtttgagctgaatgaccctgtctccggttcaccactgttccttccttggaccacttttgatagatactgaccactgcagactgggaacaccccacaagagctgcagttttggagatgctctgatctagtggtctagccatcacaatttgcccctttggtcaaactcactcaaatccttatactTGTCCGTTTTTTTGTAATGgctgaacagtgtgtgtgtgtgtgtgtgtgtgtgttacctgttgtcCAGTCAGAGCAAGTCTCAGTAGCTTCATAACTGAACTGTATTTGGTTTTCCGTAGTTTTTTGGCGATGAGCTTCAGTTCCCCTGTGAGGAACTCAGGAGTGTATTCACCATTACATCCTTTAAttaccctaaacacacacacacacacacacacacacacacacagacagacagaagtgtATTCACGATTAtagtctcttacacacacccaaacacacaccattaatAAGTAGGTGGAGTCTCACTGCATGATGCGACTGATGATGTCATGTGATTCAGAGCTCATCTCCTCCAGCTGTTGCCGGGATACAGAGGGGCGGAGCCACAGGTACGAGTACATGGGAGAGAGCAGGTCTCTCACTGATGAGATATGACgctacagacagacacacaaaacacacacatttaacaataatacacacagtcTTCCAGCAGACCTGAGTGTagctttacagtgtgtgtgtgtgtgtgtaccttcctCATGTGCAGTACTCTGAGGATGTAATTGTGATCCAGAACTTTCTCTTCCTGTATCTGAtcagtgtaagtgagtgtgaggagaTTCTTCACTTCGTCCACCAGGAGGCGACACTGACGCTCATCCTCAATACGCTGCTGCAGGTGaaccctatacacacacacacacacacactatttttatttaaacacaacacctcaaacacagtaagggtgtgtgtatgtggtgggtgggggggtggtACTCCTGACCTGTTAAATTCTGGGAGTTTTTTTAGATCCAGCACAGCCGAGTGTGTTACGATTTTTGAGATGTCAAATTCGCTTATCAGCTCCTTCAGATTTCGGCCAACACGATtagctacaacacacacacacacacagactgctgactcactgactgtAAGAGTGAATCACTAAGCCCCCCCCAAACTCCTGCTGTCCTCCCCCGGGACCCACCAGCagcaccccccacacacacactcactcacagtggaACCCGGAGCCGCAGTTAGTGATGAGGTCGAGTAGCGCCTCGGGCAGGGCTCCCTGCTGTCTGAAGTGTGAGATGTAGATGTCCCCCTGCCGTTTGGACAGTTTGCTTCCGTCCGGGTTCAGCAGTAGCGGCAGGTGAGCGTAAGTGGGCGGAGTCATGTGCAGGGCACGGTACAACTGCAGGTGTTTACAGGTGGAGGTCAGCCACTCAGCCCCACGCAGAACATGGCTCACGTGCATGTGTGCATCGTCCACCACGTTGGCCAGGTGATAGGTGGGGAATCCGTCATTCTTCAGGATCACAGGGTCTCCCTCCACCTCCCCCACCGCGTGCCCCGTCCAACCAAACACCAGGTCCTCGAACGGCTCCGCCTTCATGTGCAGACGAAAGCGAACAGCATGGGGTTTTCCCTGAGCCAGGTTCTCCTGCACCTGATCAGCGTGGAGATGCCTGCACCTGTTATcatatctgacacacacacacttatcaccaTACCTGAAACGCTGTACCTACCTAaaaagtgtgcgtgtgtgtactaCCGTGGTGTCTGTCCTCTGCGCAGTGCTTCCGTCTTGAGCAGCTCTAATCTGTGATTGGTGCAGAAGCAGTAGTAGGCGTGGCCTGATTCTATCAGAGACACTGCAGCAGCAGAATACAGACTCAACCGCTGAGACTGGACATACGGACCATACACACCTCCTCTAGAGTCACTCTCATCCGGGGtaattcctacacacacacacatacacaaataaatatatatacacacacacacagactgattaCTGGGGAATTGATCCTCATCATGTAGGTAATGCTGGTGTGATCATGTTATTAGTAACAGTGAGGTGTTGTCATGGTGATGTCATACCCGCCCACTGGAGTGTGTGTTCGATGTCCAGCGCTGCCCCGGGTACGAGGCGGGACCGATCCGTGTCCTCAAGCCGCAGGATGAACCTCCCACCATGCTGCCTCGCAAACAGGAAGTTATAGAGCGCTGTACGCAAACCGCCCAGGTGCAGaaaccctgacacacacacacagacacacacacacagacacacacagacacacacacacaatgtttatGATAAACGTTTGAAATTGTTACAATGTTTCATCTCTACAGAGTTTTGCAGATTTCCTTTGACTTTTGACCTTGAGGATAAAACGCAGCTGTAGATTTGATCAGTAAAGCAGATTCAATAAATGATAATCACTcatcctctgtgtgtatgtctgtgtgtgtgagtgtgtgtgttaccggtGGGACTCGGGGCGAATCGGACCCGCACCTCTCTCTCCGTGACACACACCCCTCcgctgtgagtgtgtgcagtgtgtgtgtgtgtaatgtctctGAGCCCCCACACACTCCAACCTAGATGATTATGAAAGCGCGCGCTGAACCCGGAGATCTGACCGGAACCGAGCCCCAGACCGCCGGCACCGAGGAGCCGGGACACCACCATGTTACaccgcaacacacacactgatgacatcatgaaGTCATTTAATACACACAAGGAGAGAAcatgattttacacacacacacacacacacacacacacacacacacacacacacacacacacagtgtgtttcaGCAACACGCAGCGGAAATGACGTTTCATAATAAAAGCGTACAGATTTcataataaaagtgtgtgtgtgtttgagacgaAATGCTTTTatcttcttattttattaacttgatattaatgttaatatgttatattatttatatgtaaTTATCCCTCAGCACTGGTCAAGTCACAGatctgaaggtgttgattaattctctctaacagcagcaggtttacacacacacacacacacacacacatactgataatTAACTGATTTAGGATGTGGTGAAGATTCTGTGTTaggagaggaagtgtgtgtgtgtgtgtgatgtggcgaaggagactccagtgtcagtactgtgtatctgtctctctctctcactctctctctctctgtcagttcCTTGACTCTCCACATGGTGGTGCTGTGTGCTGTTCTGGACAGTGTGTTATCGTGTGTTCTGGACAGTGCTCCCGGTCCTCACTTTGGACATGGTCCTGCTCACTTTTAGATAGATGAACTGGATGAAATTTGTTCTGTAATTACGCTGAAACACTCGTCAACGTGAATGTCCATGTCTTACTGCTTCGGCCAATAGTGTCCACACCCCGAGTGAAGACCTTcacactgactgacacacacacacactctttcacacacacacacacacacacacacacacagagtcaacGTGTCATATGaagatgtgtctggtgtgtgtgtgtgtgtgttcactcagtAATGGAGGCGCCACAGCTCTTTAAGAATCAAAGGAAAGGGGCGGAGTCAGGGAGGAAGTCTCTACCTGAAAATACAGGTGTGCACCACAATCAAAGCTGGCTCGCTAAAATACTGACTCGCTCCATAAACACAGGGCGCcacagccagtgtgtgtgtgtgtgtgtgtgtgtgtgcgcaccgGTGGGATTTGTGGATTTCCAGCACAGAGGAAATGCAGCATTGAGCAGCTGTGTGTTCGGGAATTTAAGGAGAGGAAGTTAGCATTAGCTCTAGCCAATAGTGCTAACACTGTGAACACTGTGACATGAAGTAGCtttagaaaatataaaacacacacacacacacacatatatatatatatatatatgtgtgtgtgtgtgtgttttatattcaATCACACtcaaataattacataaaattttattattacaaataataatgtgtgtgtgcgtatatatatacgcacacacattattatttgtaataataacattttatgtaattatttgaGTGTGACTGAATCACATCCTGATTACCCTGAGTCTCTAACACTACACTTACATTCAGTCATCTTCACTCAGCTTTCTACTGGAACCTGGAGGTGGATCTGGAGGCAGTCCTGGTAATACTGGGCATCCTGGGAATACTGGGCATCCAGGGAATACTGGGTTACCTGGGAATACTGGGTGTGAACAGAACCAGTTCCTCAGACGTCcaggtgtgaatgaatgtgaaaGTAACAGACATGATAGTTCGGTCTGATCACAGACTCAGATTCTGCAGTCAGATTCAGGACTTTAATAAACCGGTCAGTGTTTATGTTATAAACAAGTGTGATGGAGCTAAACATGGAACGGTCAAATCTAATAATCCGAGGTTTCAGACTGcagctgtttattttaaagcttttgcattttaaagaaaatgaccaCTGATTATGTTACAGAGCTGACCGCTAACACAGACTgtgtgacctctgtgtgtgttcaacatcttaaatatttaatattccaCATATTCAgatatctctatctctctagtTAAATATAATGAAAGAGGAAACAAATAATAATCAACTCTGAGATTCAGTTTTCATTAATCTGTAATAAAAAGTGAGTtcagttaaaaaagaaagaaaatactcGCTCTCAGACCTTCNNNNNNNNNN harbors:
- the ears2 gene encoding probable glutamate--tRNA ligase, mitochondrial isoform X1; the encoded protein is MMSSVCVLRCNMVVSRLLGAGGLGLGSGQISGFSARFHNHLGWSVWGLRDITHTHTAHTHSGGVCVTEREVRVRFAPSPTGFLHLGGLRTALYNFLFARQHGGRFILRLEDTDRSRLVPGAALDIEHTLQWAGITPDESDSRGGVYGPYVQSQRLSLYSAAAVSLIESGHAYYCFCTNHRLELLKTEALRRGQTPRYDNRCRHLHADQVQENLAQGKPHAVRFRLHMKAEPFEDLVFGWTGHAVGEVEGDPVILKNDGFPTYHLANVVDDAHMHVSHVLRGAEWLTSTCKHLQLYRALHMTPPTYAHLPLLLNPDGSKLSKRQGDIYISHFRQQGALPEALLDLITNCGSGFHSNRVGRNLKELISEFDISKIVTHSAVLDLKKLPEFNRVHLQQRIEDERQCRLLVDEVKNLLTLTYTDQIQEEKVLDHNYILRVLHMRKRHISSVRDLLSPMYSYLWLRPSVSRQQLEEMSSESHDIISRIMQVIKGCNGEYTPEFLTGELKLIAKKLRKTKYSSVMKLLRLALTGQQQGPSVGEIMVSLGEEEVCCRLQKSLEA
- the ears2 gene encoding probable glutamate--tRNA ligase, mitochondrial isoform X2, whose translation is MMSSVCVLRCNMVVSRLLGAGGLGLGSGQISGFSARFHNHLGWSVWGLRDITHTHTAHTHSGGVCVTEREVRVRFAPSPTGFLHLGGLRTALYNFLFARQHGGRFILRLEDTDRSRLVPGAALDIEHTLQWAGITPDESDSRGGVYGPYVQSQRLSLYSAAAVSLIESGHAYYCFCTNHRLELLKTEALRRGQTPRYDNRCRHLHADQVQENLAQGKPHAVRFRLHMKAEPFEDLVFGWTGHAVGEVEGDPVILKNDGFPTYHLANVVDDAHMHVSHVLRGAEWLTSTCKHLQLYRALHMTPPTYAHLPLLLNPDGSKLSKRQGDIYISHFRQQGALPEALLDLITNCGSGFHSNRVGRNLKELISEFDISKIVTHSAVLDLKKLPEFNRVHLQQRIEDERQCRLLVDEVKNLLTLTYTDQIQEEKVLDHNYILRVLHMRKRHISSVRDLLSPMYSYLWLRPSVSRQQLEEMSSESHDIISRIMQVIKGCNGEYTPEFLTGELKLIAKKLRKTKYSSVMKLLRLALTGQQGPSVGEIMVSLGEEEVCCRLQKSLEA